A window of Chlorobium phaeobacteroides DSM 266 genomic DNA:
TCATTGATGTTTCCGGCATCGTCTCTGTTTTCGAGGTGCCCAGTATTGCCACTCCTGCAGAGGCGCTTGCATAAGGCGTTGCCGCCTGAGCAAAAGAGACGGTACAAAAAAGTGTGAACATACCGCCAAGAACTCCCTTTATCCTGTTCATTGTTCAGTTCTCCATATGTCAAAAGTTGTAGAGCACATTTTCTTCAATCAAATTAACCCAAGTCAGGGTACTCCAGCAAACGGTTTTTCATCATTGAGCCTAAATCAGATGGCGGTATGAGGGATTTTCCATGCCGAATTGATTACCTTCAAGAAAGAATTTCAGGAAAACCTCTACATAAAGGGTTGCTTGCCATGAAACAAAGGGGATCTGTAGCCGGGATGATGCTCTGCTTGTCAGTTGCGGTCAGCGTACCGGTTTTTGCTGATAAAGCTCCCTCCTCTTTACAGGGAAAGAAACTTTTCAACAGTTCATCGCTTGGAGGCGCTGCAAATACCAAAACTTGTAACGCATGTCATCCCGGCGGACGCGGGCTTGAGAGTGCAGGCGGTAACCCTGAGCTTTCAAAAGTGATCAATACCTGTATTGCAGGGCCGTTGAATGGCTCGAAACTTGAACCGAACTCGATTGAAATGCAGTCACTTCTGCTTTATATCAAGTCACTTAAACAGTAACCATCAAAGCGAATCATGCAAAAGGAAACGATCAGCATTCTCGGTTGCGGCTGGCTTGGAATGCCGCTTGCCAAAGCACTCATTGCGCAGGACTATCCGGTCAAGGGATCAACCACAAACGAGGATAACCTCGAGGCAATGCGAGATGCAGGCATCGAGCCTTATCTGGTATGGCTTGATCCTGAGGTGAACGGAGAGGATATCACTGATTTTCTGCAAAGCGATATTCTTATTGTCAATATTCCCCCCGAACGGCGTGACGATATTGTTGAGTACCATATTGAGCAGTTTTCTTCACTGATCGATGCGCTCGGACAGTCGCCTGTCCGCTCGGTGCTTTTTGTCAGTTCGACATCGGTTTATCCCGCATTGCAGAGAGAGGTTACCGAAGAGGATAGTGTTGAGCCCGAAGCTCTTTCCGGCCAGGCGCTACTGCATGTTGAGGAGATGCTGATGCAGGAGACCGGTTTTCAGACAACGGTGGTGCGTTTTGGCGGTCTTATCGGATATGATCGCAATCCTGAAAAAAATCTCGCTCGCATGACGGAGCTTAAAGATCCCGATCAGCCCATGAACCTCATTCATCGCGATGATTGCGTCAGGATTATCATGGAGATCATCCGCTTGCAGCAGTGGGGTGAAGTGTTCAACGCCTGCTGTCCGGTTCATCCGCTCAAGCGCGATTACTATCGACGTGCTGCTGAGGTTTCAGGGATTCCACTCCCTTCCTTGTGCTCCTCTGAAGCACCATCTCCATATAAACTGGTAAACAGCGACAAGCTTCAGGGGGCTCTCAATTACACCTTTATCTACCCCGATCCGGTAGCTCAACTCGGGTAAGGATCCCTGAATCGATTGTCCGATATGGAAAAACTTGATTTATGCAAAAAAAAGCCGGCCTTTATGCTTGCCGCACCCTCAAGCGGGTCGGGAAAAACAACGCTTACGCTCGCACTTCTCAGGATTCTGGCGCGGCGGGGATATCGCGTACAGCCGTTCAAGTGCGGGCCCGACTATCTCGATACCCGTTTACACTCCCTGGCAGCCTCATATGGAAGCATGGTTTCGGATGGCATTAATCTCGATACCTTCATGGCTTCGGAATCGCATGTTAAAGAGTTGTTCAGCCGATATTCATGCGGATCGGACGCTTCGGTTGTCGAAGGGGTGATGGGGCTTTTTGACGGGGCTGAAAAAGCGCGGGGCAGTAGTGCGGAAATCGCAAAACTGCTCGGTATTCCGGTCATCATGGTAGTGAATGCACAAAGTATGGCCTATTCGGCAGCGCCGCTTCTCTATGGTTACAGAACTTTCGATCCCGACGTGCACCTTGTCGGCGTGATTTTCAATCAGGTCAATACTCCGTCGCACTATCGTTATCTTGAAGAGGCGGCTTTCGATGCGGGGGTTGATCCCCTTGGCTATGTTCCCCGTCATGAACCGATTGTCATCAGTGAGCGGCATCTTGGTCTCAATACCTCTTCCAGTTATGACCGGCAGGGAGCAATTGAGGCCATGGCGGATCATATTGAAAAGAGCGTTGCCGTCGATCGGCTGCTGGAACTTGTCGGCAGAGATCGGGAATCCTTTTCAGGCAGCACTTCCCTTGATTTTCATCAACGGGAGCGGGGCGAAAAGGTCATTGCCGTTGCAAGGGACGAGGCATTCAATTTTACCTATCTGGAGAATCTCGACGTGCTCAGCCAATTTGGCAGGATAGAATTTTTCAGCCCTATGGAAGATGGCCGTCTTCCAGCATGCGATCTGCTCTATCTTGCAGGAGGTTATCCTGAACTCTACGCCGAAACCCTCTCTTCGAACAGCGAAATGAGAAGAGCCATTGCAGCCTACTGCCTGGGAGGGGGGGCTGCCTATGCCGAGTGTGGCGGGATGATGTATCTCGGAGCAGCAATGACTCTTGGTGACGGGTTGCGCTATCCCATGTGTGGAGTTCTTGACCTCGATACGACCATGCAGGATTCTCGTCTCACGCTTGGTTATCGTAAAGTTCGACTCGACACGGGCTATACAAAAGAGCTTCGCGGCCATGAGTTTCACTACTCCCGCATCGAAAGATCGGGTGAACTGCATACGATCGCATCCATAACAAATGCGCGTGACGAAGCGACAGAAACCCTTCTCTTTCGCCGGCAGAACACCTTTGCCTCATATCTGCATCTCTACTGGGGAGAAACAAGGGATTTCCCGGCATTTCTTTTGAACAGAGAGTCGTAACCGGGGTTGAACAGCAGTGGGTACATTATTACCGGAGGCCCGGGAAGCGGAAAAAGCACGCTGCTTGAAGCGATGCGTGATGCAGGGTATTGCTGTTTCAGTGAGGTTTCACGTCAATTGATCCGGCAGCAGAGCCTTCTTGCCGACGGCGTACTTCCCTGGAACAATCTCCCGGCATTTGCCCGGCTTGCCTTTGACGCCATGATGCGTCAGCACGACCAGGCTATCGATCATGATGGTATCTGCTTTTTTGATCGAGGCATTCCCGATGTTTTCGGTTATCTCGAAGAGGGAGGGCATCCGGTTCCTGCTTGCTATATCGATGCTCATGAACGGTGCAGGTATGAGAAAAATGTTATTGTTCTTCCTCCGTGGAAGGAGATTTTTACGAACGACAGTGAGCGTCCGCAGAGCTTTCAGCAGTCGGTCAGGCTATACCGGTCGATTTGCAGCGTGTACGAAAGGCTGGGCTATACCTTGCATGAACTGCCGAAAAGCTCCGTCAATGAAAGAGTCCGGTATCTTTTGAAGCATTTCACTGAACTTCAAGCTCCCGCAAGGCAGCAGTTTTATTTGCATTGAGGCGGTAAGGGGGTTCATAATCCCTGTTTTTGTGCTAAAATTTGTACTTTTCCGAAGAGTGCCGCCGATACTCCCCAAAGCCAGGGCTTTTTTTGCCATGCCGAAAAAAAAGGGAATGGTATCTGTTGCGGTATTGATCATTTATTATCCGGTAAGAGCACTATTATGGCTGATATATCGCTACAAACGAAGAAAGAGACGAGCGACAAAACAAGGCAAGCTGAAAGCCTTTTCAAGTCATTCATGAAAG
This region includes:
- a CDS encoding SDR family oxidoreductase → MQKETISILGCGWLGMPLAKALIAQDYPVKGSTTNEDNLEAMRDAGIEPYLVWLDPEVNGEDITDFLQSDILIVNIPPERRDDIVEYHIEQFSSLIDALGQSPVRSVLFVSSTSVYPALQREVTEEDSVEPEALSGQALLHVEEMLMQETGFQTTVVRFGGLIGYDRNPEKNLARMTELKDPDQPMNLIHRDDCVRIIMEIIRLQQWGEVFNACCPVHPLKRDYYRRAAEVSGIPLPSLCSSEAPSPYKLVNSDKLQGALNYTFIYPDPVAQLG
- a CDS encoding cobyrinate a,c-diamide synthase; this translates as MEKLDLCKKKPAFMLAAPSSGSGKTTLTLALLRILARRGYRVQPFKCGPDYLDTRLHSLAASYGSMVSDGINLDTFMASESHVKELFSRYSCGSDASVVEGVMGLFDGAEKARGSSAEIAKLLGIPVIMVVNAQSMAYSAAPLLYGYRTFDPDVHLVGVIFNQVNTPSHYRYLEEAAFDAGVDPLGYVPRHEPIVISERHLGLNTSSSYDRQGAIEAMADHIEKSVAVDRLLELVGRDRESFSGSTSLDFHQRERGEKVIAVARDEAFNFTYLENLDVLSQFGRIEFFSPMEDGRLPACDLLYLAGGYPELYAETLSSNSEMRRAIAAYCLGGGAAYAECGGMMYLGAAMTLGDGLRYPMCGVLDLDTTMQDSRLTLGYRKVRLDTGYTKELRGHEFHYSRIERSGELHTIASITNARDEATETLLFRRQNTFASYLHLYWGETRDFPAFLLNRES
- a CDS encoding AAA family ATPase, yielding MNSSGYIITGGPGSGKSTLLEAMRDAGYCCFSEVSRQLIRQQSLLADGVLPWNNLPAFARLAFDAMMRQHDQAIDHDGICFFDRGIPDVFGYLEEGGHPVPACYIDAHERCRYEKNVIVLPPWKEIFTNDSERPQSFQQSVRLYRSICSVYERLGYTLHELPKSSVNERVRYLLKHFTELQAPARQQFYLH